TCACGTAGAAGATATTGATATCTCATTAATTCGTGGCGCTTATGTAATTAATAATTTATACTTAAATAAAGTGAATGCTGGTTCTGAAGTTCCTTTTTTAAATTTTGAAAAAACAGACATTTCTGTGGAATGGAAATCGCTCTTAAAAGGTAAAGTAGTGAGCGAAATTACCATGACTAGACCTGAGGTTATTTATGTTTTTGAAGATCAACAAGAGGGGGAAGCCGAAGACCCAGACATTGAGGACTGGACCAAAGCACTAACAGATTTAGTTCCTATTGATATCAATAATTTAACGGTTGTAGAAGGTAAAGTGGCCTTTGTGGAGGTGACTGCAAAGCCAACTATAGATTTGCATATGAATGAACTGAACCTTCAGGCAACAAATCTGAGAAATATTGTCCAAGAAGATAGAACACTCCCTTCAGATATACATGCTACGGCAGTTTCTATAGGAAATGGGAAGTTTACTCTTAATGGAAAAATGAATTTAGTAAAGGAGATTCCTGATATGGATATTTCATTTTCATTGGAAAACGCCTCCATCACTGCGCTTAACGATTTTACGAATCACTATGCAGGAATAGATTTTGCAGAAGGAAATTTTAATATTTTTAGTGAGATTGCTATTGCAGATGGTTATATGAAGGGCTATGTGAAACCATTATTGAAAGACTCTAAATTAATTAGTAAAAAGCAAGATAAATTTTTTGATACCCTGTGGGAAGGTTTTGTAGGCTTTTTTAAATTTGTCTTAAAAAATAAAGGGAACAATACTTTAGCGACTAAAGTGCCTATTGAAGGAGATTTAAATAATGTAAAATCTAAAGTTTGGCCAACATTCACGAATATTATAAAAAACGGTTGGATTAAGGCGTTTAAAGGGACAGTAGATGATGAGATTACCTTTGAGGATGTAAAGAATGAGGCAGATAATACTTCAAAAAAGTCAAAAAAAGAAAATAATTAATATAATTGTTAGGGGATGAAAAAGGGAGAAATTACTTTGGTAATTTCTCCCTTTTTTTTTGTTTATCCGTTAGAAGAAAATCCTGGGTAACAGGTCATTCCGCCATCCACAAATAAGGTGGTGCCGTTTACATATTCAGCTTCATCAGACGCTAACCAACTGGCTACGCTGCCAATATCTTCTGGTAAGCCCATACGACCATAAGGAATTAGTTTCAATATCTTTTCTAAACCTTCTTTCGTATCCCAAGCGTCTTTATTAATATCGGTTTTTATAGCTCCTGGAGCAATGGAGTTGCAGCGTACTTTTTTAGGAGCATATTCTTGGCAAATACTTTCCATCAACATTTTTAAGCCTCCTTTTGTAGTAGCGTAATTAGCATGACCTGCCCACGGAATAATTTCATGAACGGAACTTATATGAATAATTTTGCCTAGAGAATTAGAAATTTCAGGTCGCATGCCACGTCTCATAAACTCATTTAAAGCTTCTTTAGCACATAGAAATTGTCCTGTTAAATTAGTGTCAATAACATTTTGCCATGCGCTTAAAGGCATTTCATGCAAGGCATAGTCTTCTTGTATGCCAGAGTTACCTACCAAAATATCTACAGTGCCAAATTTGGAAATTGTCTGTTTATATAAATTTTTCACATCACCTTCCTTACCCACATCACATTGAACAACAATGACATCTCCGCAACTAGCGTTTCCTTTGATCCAATGCGCAACTTCTTCCGCTTCTTCTTTACTACTATGATAATTTACGACCATATTGGCACCCTCCATAGCAATAGATTTTGCTATGGCAGCTCCAATACCAGAACTAGATCCAGTAACGATGCAGGTTTGATTTTCGAGTCTATTATTTGGTTTTTGCATGTTTTATATTTTAGTACATCAAATTACGATTAAAAGCAGGTTTTCAGTACTTTATACTTTATTAAAGCCAATTTTTTTAGCTTTTGTATCAATTATCGCTACGAAGTAGTAGTGCCGTGTATTTGGATTAATTATTCAATGGTTACCATCAATACATACAGGGATTAACGCTTAATTTAGTGGTAGATAATAACGATAAAATAGATATAAAATGAAATCAGAAACAGCAGAAATCGGAATTAAAAAATCAAATAGAAAAGCGGTAGTAGAAATGTTAGAGCAACTGCTAGCTGATGAATTTTTAATGTATACAAAATATAGAAATTCACATTGGAATGTAGAAGGTCCAGATTTTCACACAAAGCATGTATTTTTTGAAGAAGAATATGGTAAGTTAGAAACTATTTTAGACGCAGTGGCAGAACGTATCCGTATGTTAGGTTTCTATTCTCCAGGAACCATGAAACGTTTTATAGAGTTATCTCATTTAGAGGAAAACGGACCAAAACAAAACGATAGCATCAGTTTTATGGAGATATTGCTAGAAGACCATCAAACCGTAATCGCTTTTATTAGAAAAAGTATTAGTGAAAATGCAGAAGAGCACAATGATGAAGGTACAGCAGATTTTATTACAGGTATCTTACAGCAGCATGAAGAAATGGCTTGGATGTTAAGAGCATCAGTTAAAAAGTTCTAAGCACTGAAAAAAAAATAAAAAGCGTTAAGACGATAGTCTTAACGCTTTTTTTGTGACCACAATTTAGTTACTTCCCATACATACTAGGTTCGGAATTTTTAGTTGTGTCCTACTATAACTTCTTTTTTATGTTTTTTAAATTTCAACAAAGGAAGAATCAGCCCAGCCTAAAGGAAAAGCATCGTTGGTAAATTGCGATTACTATGGTATACAGGAATGAAACCCTATTTATAAGAAGAATCATATTCAGTTTGTGTAGTTAACTAGCAAGCACAAAAAAATGCCAGCCTTTTAAGGCTGG
This genomic stretch from Cellulophaga algicola DSM 14237 harbors:
- a CDS encoding DUF748 domain-containing protein, whose protein sequence is MDQVKPRKRYKKKRYIVPITIITLLLIGRLLLPFFVKKYVNDVLADIPGYYGHVEDIDISLIRGAYVINNLYLNKVNAGSEVPFLNFEKTDISVEWKSLLKGKVVSEITMTRPEVIYVFEDQQEGEAEDPDIEDWTKALTDLVPIDINNLTVVEGKVAFVEVTAKPTIDLHMNELNLQATNLRNIVQEDRTLPSDIHATAVSIGNGKFTLNGKMNLVKEIPDMDISFSLENASITALNDFTNHYAGIDFAEGNFNIFSEIAIADGYMKGYVKPLLKDSKLISKKQDKFFDTLWEGFVGFFKFVLKNKGNNTLATKVPIEGDLNNVKSKVWPTFTNIIKNGWIKAFKGTVDDEITFEDVKNEADNTSKKSKKENN
- a CDS encoding glucose 1-dehydrogenase, with amino-acid sequence MQKPNNRLENQTCIVTGSSSGIGAAIAKSIAMEGANMVVNYHSSKEEAEEVAHWIKGNASCGDVIVVQCDVGKEGDVKNLYKQTISKFGTVDILVGNSGIQEDYALHEMPLSAWQNVIDTNLTGQFLCAKEALNEFMRRGMRPEISNSLGKIIHISSVHEIIPWAGHANYATTKGGLKMLMESICQEYAPKKVRCNSIAPGAIKTDINKDAWDTKEGLEKILKLIPYGRMGLPEDIGSVASWLASDEAEYVNGTTLFVDGGMTCYPGFSSNG
- a CDS encoding Dps family protein; translated protein: MKSETAEIGIKKSNRKAVVEMLEQLLADEFLMYTKYRNSHWNVEGPDFHTKHVFFEEEYGKLETILDAVAERIRMLGFYSPGTMKRFIELSHLEENGPKQNDSISFMEILLEDHQTVIAFIRKSISENAEEHNDEGTADFITGILQQHEEMAWMLRASVKKF